From a single Phragmites australis chromosome 7, lpPhrAust1.1, whole genome shotgun sequence genomic region:
- the LOC133923398 gene encoding uncharacterized protein LOC133923398 has translation MNTSSGSNPLLHGISDRKISHSNPFTSASASMATSPARSPAASDSPLDGVTLPPAPASVVQTINIRSHVPVTLDINDSNYSQWRCFFDSVLGKFGLTAHVSSPPALDQRDADWVMTDHVVVNWIYTTISKNVFDIIYRPRSSAFAVWDPVESLFRDNELQRAVYLEAEFRTLQQGETTITDYTARLKTLADNLRDVGQPVSEPSQVLNLLRGLNPKYRHVKPVITAKFPPHTFMSARSYLLLEELCAHHDEKMDAGQALYAGHCSSSNNAAGDTDASPRSGGLRNGSRTKKRGRGRNSGSSANGGLGRYNNTANNSAGPPRHPNAPGLPWAAGYNPWTGLVQAWPMPFRAPGSGVLGPRPPFQPQQAMAAQHQLDLPGPGASSSSSWDQQALLSALNSVGVPAQAPPSSSDWYMDTGASAHMSNAPGSSNSNCDAPL, from the exons ATGAATACAAGCAGCGGATCCAATCCTCTTCTACATGGTATCAGTGACCGAAAGATCTCCCATAGCAATCCGTTCACCTCCGCTTCCGCGTCCATGGCCACCTCTCCGGCCCGCTCTCCTGCTGCCTCCGATTCCCCCCTCGACGGCGTCACGCTGCCTCCCGCTCCGGCCTCCGTCGTCCAAACCATTAACATCAGGTCGCACGTCCCGGTGACCCTCGACATCAACGACTCCAACTACAGCCAGTGGCGATGCTTCTTCGATTCCGTCCTCGGCAAGTTCGGCCTCACCGCACACGTCTCTTCGCCGCCCGCTCTGGATCAGCGCGACGCAGACTGGGTGATGACCGACCACGTAGTCGTCAATTGGATCTACACCACCATCTCAAAGAACGTCTTCGACATCATTTACCGGCCGCGCTCTTCCGCATTTGCCGTCTGGGACCCCGTCGAAAGTCTCTTCCGCGACAATGAGCTCCAGCGCGCCGTCTACCTCGAAGCCGAATTCCGCACTCTCCAGCAGGGCGAGACGACCATAACCGACTATACTGCTCGACTAAAGACGCTCGCCGACAACCTGCGCGACGTCGGCCAGCCCGTCTCCGAGCCCAGCCAGGTGCTGAACTTGCTCCGCGGCCTCAATCCGAAGTACCGGCACGTGAAGCCTGTCATCACTGCCAAATTCCCGCCGCATACGTTTATGAGCGCCCGTTCCTACCTTCTCTTGGAGGAACTGTGCGCTCATCACGACGAAAAGATGGATGCTGGCCAGGCTCTCTACGCCGGCCACTGCTCGTCCTCCAACAATGCCGCTGGGGACACCGACGCCTCTCCGCGCTCAGGCGGCCTCAGGAACGGATCACGCACCAAAaagcgcggccgcggccgcaaCTCCGGCTCCAGCGCCAACGGCGGACTCGGCCGTTACAACAACACCGCCAACAACTCCGCCGGCCCCCCTAGGCACCCTAATGCCCCGGGGCTTCCTTGGGCCGCGGGCTACAACCCATGGACCGGCCTGGTTCAGGCCTGGCCAATGCCCTTCCGTGCGCCCGGCTCTGGTGTCTTAGGCCCTCGTCCGCCATTTCAACCCCAGCAGGCAATGGCAGCACAGCACCAACTCGACCTCCCCGGCCCAGGCGcttcgtcgtcttcttcctGGGATCAGCAAGCGCTGTTGAGTGCGCTCAACTCCGTCGGCGTTCCGGCACAGGCCCCGCCGAGCTCCAGCGACTGGTACATGGACACCGGCGCCTCCGCGCACATGTCGAACGCACCTG GATCTTCCAACTCAAACTGTGACGCTCCGCTGTGA